A genomic region of Gemmata massiliana contains the following coding sequences:
- a CDS encoding arylsulfatase — protein sequence MRWCFLCGWVVALLFTAAPACRGAEPAPRPNVLLVLADDLGYSDLGCYGGEIATPNLDALAKNGLRFRQFYNGTRCCPSRASLLTGLYPHQAGVGDMNTQTAAPGYRGFPQPNTVTIAEVLKSAGYHTSMVGKWHLSAGPKTPRPTDRGFDEFYGMIGGFNSCFREDPFYTRLPADRTKRVYPKDGFYSSDAFGDYALDFLAEARRQKKPFFQYLAFNAPHLPLHAKPEDIKAYADAYTKGWDKIREARLAKQIELGLFPKGTPLSPRSGYRTRRDFAQSGENPVWAALDADRQADLARRMAVFAAMVACMDRNIGRVVDDLKKSGELDNTLILFLSDNGACAEWDPFGFDGSSGPKNTLHKGDALAAMGGPETYHSYGSGWANAGNAPFRLYKHYCHEGGIRTPFIAHWPNGIRARGEFRDQPGHLIDVMTTCADLSGAKYPATVRNTAITPMEGTSLAPAFANKPLEREQLAWEHERSRAIRVGDLKLVAKAGGAWELYDLKADPVELTDLAPKVPDKVKELAAKWETWAKRCQVLPYPEDKK from the coding sequence ATGCGCTGGTGCTTCTTGTGCGGTTGGGTCGTGGCGCTGCTGTTCACCGCCGCGCCCGCGTGTCGTGGTGCGGAGCCGGCGCCGCGACCGAACGTCCTGCTCGTACTCGCCGACGACCTGGGGTACTCCGATCTGGGGTGCTACGGCGGGGAGATCGCGACACCGAACTTAGACGCGCTGGCCAAGAACGGGCTCCGTTTCCGCCAGTTCTACAACGGTACCCGGTGCTGTCCGAGCCGGGCGAGCCTGCTCACCGGCCTGTACCCGCACCAGGCCGGCGTCGGAGACATGAACACGCAGACCGCGGCCCCCGGGTACCGCGGGTTCCCCCAACCGAACACCGTCACCATCGCCGAGGTGCTGAAATCGGCCGGGTACCACACGTCGATGGTCGGCAAGTGGCACCTGAGCGCCGGACCGAAGACCCCGCGCCCAACCGACCGCGGGTTCGACGAGTTCTACGGGATGATCGGTGGGTTCAACTCGTGCTTCCGGGAAGACCCGTTCTACACCCGCCTGCCCGCCGACCGGACCAAGCGCGTGTACCCGAAGGACGGGTTCTACAGCTCGGACGCATTCGGCGACTACGCGCTCGATTTCCTCGCCGAAGCGCGACGGCAGAAGAAGCCGTTCTTCCAGTATTTGGCGTTCAACGCCCCGCACCTCCCACTGCACGCGAAGCCCGAGGACATCAAAGCATATGCCGATGCGTACACGAAGGGGTGGGACAAGATACGCGAGGCGCGCTTGGCGAAGCAGATCGAACTCGGGCTGTTCCCCAAAGGCACCCCGCTGAGCCCGCGGTCCGGGTACCGGACCCGGCGCGACTTCGCCCAGAGCGGGGAGAACCCAGTCTGGGCCGCGCTCGACGCCGACCGTCAGGCGGACCTGGCCCGACGGATGGCGGTGTTCGCGGCGATGGTGGCGTGCATGGACCGCAACATCGGGCGCGTGGTGGACGACCTGAAGAAGAGCGGCGAACTCGACAACACGCTGATCCTGTTCCTGAGCGACAACGGCGCGTGCGCCGAGTGGGATCCGTTCGGGTTCGACGGGAGCAGCGGGCCGAAGAACACGCTGCACAAGGGCGACGCGCTGGCCGCGATGGGCGGGCCGGAAACGTACCACAGCTACGGGAGCGGGTGGGCGAACGCCGGGAACGCCCCGTTCCGCCTGTACAAGCACTACTGCCACGAAGGGGGCATCCGCACCCCGTTCATCGCCCACTGGCCGAACGGGATCCGCGCGAGGGGCGAGTTCCGCGACCAGCCCGGCCACCTGATCGACGTGATGACGACGTGCGCGGACCTGAGCGGGGCAAAGTACCCGGCGACGGTCAGAAATACCGCGATCACCCCGATGGAAGGAACCAGCCTGGCCCCGGCGTTCGCGAACAAACCGCTCGAACGCGAACAACTGGCGTGGGAGCACGAACGGAGCCGGGCGATCCGCGTCGGGGATCTGAAACTGGTGGCGAAGGCCGGCGGCGCGTGGGAACTGTACGATTTGAAGGCCGACCCGGTAGAACTCACCGACCTGGCGCCGAAGGTCCCCGACAAGGTGAAGGAACTGGCGGCCAAGTGGGAAACTTGGGCGAAGCGGTGCCAGGTGCTGCCGTATCCGGAGGACAAGAAATGA